A window of Variovorax paradoxus genomic DNA:
GCCGGCCTTTTCCGTCACGGGCGGTACTTCACGCGCCATCTTCTGGCCACACAATGCCGCCGATGCAGATCCGCCCTCTTCCTGGTTGCTGGGGTAGCCAACCCCCCAGTACGAGTGCTTGCGATCTTCATCGGCCGAATATTCGGCATACACGAAGCCAGAGTTCTGAGCACCACCGCGTCCGGGCTTAAGGCCGGTGCGGGTGATGCCGACCATCTGCACGTTGTACTTGAGGCAGGTGATCCCAGCGTCGGCGGCCTTCTGGATGTTGGCTGCAAGCATCGCGCGCTGCTTACGCGCGCCGTCGAGGTCCGTGAGCGAGTCGAGCAGGATCGAGCCCACGTCGAGGGCGAAAACGTCGAGTGAATCGCCCCGGATTTTGTGGAGGCTCAACACTCTGAGAGGATTGAGCCATGAAGAAGTCGAACAAGTTCTCACCCGAGGTGCGTGAGCGCGCAGTGAGGATGGTGCAGGAGCACCGTGGGGAATACCCGTCGCTGTGGGCGGCGATCGAGTCGATTGCACCGAAGATCGGCTGCGTGCCGCAGACGCTGAACGAATGGGTCAAGCGTGATGAGGTCGACAACGGCGTTCGAGAAGGCGTGACGACCAGCGAGTCCCAGCGGATGAAGGAGCTCGAACGCGAGGTCAAGGAACTGCGCCGAGCCAACGAGATCCTGAAGCTGGCGAGCGCGTTTTTCGCCCAGGCGGAGCTCGACCGCCGGCTGAAGTCCTGAGGGATTTCATCGACAGGCATCGTGCCACCTTCGGGGTCGAGCCGATCTGCAGGGTCTTGCAGGTCGCCCCGTCGGGCTACCGGCGGCACGCGGCGCTGCTGCGCGAGCCGCATAAGCGCTGCGCCAGAGCACTCCGCGACGATGTCCTCATTCCGGCGATACAGCGCGTCTGGCAGGCCAACATGCAGGTCTATGGGGCCGACAAGGTCTGGAGGCAACTGGCGCGCGAGGGCACGACGGTGGCCCGCTGCACGGTCGAGCGGCTGATGCGGCGCCTGGGGCTGAGAGGTGTGATGCGCGGCAAGGTGGTGAAGACCACTATCAGCAACTCCAGAGCACCATGCCCGCTGGATCGGGTCAACCGGCAGTTCCGAGCGCAGCGCCCGAACCAGCTGTGGGTCTCGGATTTCACGTACGTGTCGACATGGCAGGGCTGGCTGTACGTCGCCTTCGTGATCGATGTGTTCGCCCGACGCATCGTGGGCTGGCGGGTCAGCAGCTCGATGCGCACGGACTTCGTGCTCGATGCTTTGGAGCAAGCGCTGTACGACCGTCAACCCGAACGCGACGGCAGCTTGATTTGTCACTCCGATCGTGGCTCGCAAGGCGTATTCAACCGGTCGTCGCAACACTTCATTCATGGAGGTGTTTATGGGACGACCCGCGGGGTGGATGCAGAAGTTAACGGGGCGAGGCGCAATGCGCTCACCCGGTGCTCCTTCGCTTCGGCGAGAGGTGGAGCGGCAATTCTGGGAACAGATTGCCACCGGAATCACGAGTGAGAAGGCTGCCGAAGCCGTTGGCGTGTCAACGCCGGTGGGCACGCGTTGGTTCCGTCATCGTGGCGGTATGCCACTGTTCATGTCGCATCCCACATCGGGAAGGTATCTGTCATTCTCCGAGCGAGAAGAGATTGCTCTTCTGCGGGCCCAAGAGGTTGGGGTGAGGGAGATCGCTCGCCGTATCGGGCGAAGTCCCTCGACGGTCTCACGGGAGCTGACCCGCAATGCTGCGACTCGCAGGGGCAAGCTCGAGTATCGAGCGTCGGTTGCGCAGTGGAAGTCCGAGCTGGTGGCCAGAAGGCCCAAGCCCGCCAAACTGTTGATGAACCCCCGTCTGCGTCAATATGTTCAAGACCGCCTGGAGGGCAAGATCCACGATGCTCAAGGACGCGAGGTCACCGGGCCTCGGCAAGCGGCGTTCATCGGCCGCAACAAGCCTCATCGTGGTGATCGCAAGTGGGTCAATGGCTGGTCGCCCGAGCAGATTGCCAACCGGCTGCAGGTCGACTTCCCGGATGATCAGTCCATGCGCATTTCCCACGAAGCCATCTACCAAGCCCTCTACATTCAGGGGCGAGGTGCTCTCAAGCGCGAGCTGGTGAGCTATCTGCGTATGGGGCGTGCGTTGCGCGTGCCACGGGCCAGGGCTCAGGCTACAGCGTGGGCTCATGTCAGCGAGGAGGTGATGATCTCCAGCCGACCTGCAGAGGCAGAAGATCGTGCCGTGCCGGGTCACTGGGAGGGAGACTTGATCATCGGCCTGGACAGGTCCGCCATCGGGACGCTGGTGGAGCGATCAAGCCGCTTCACTATGCTCGTGCACTTGCCTCGCGAAGCAGGCTATCGACTGACGCCCCGGACGAAGAACGGTCCTGCACTCTCGGGCTACGGAGCCGTCACGATGGCCAATGCACTCAAAAGAACCGTGGCCACGCTGCCCGCCGAGCTATGGCAATCATTGACATGGGATCGTGGCAAGGAACTCTCCGACCATGCGCGGTTCAGTATCGAGTCCGGAGTGCGTGTCTTCTTCGCCGATCCTCGCAGCCCATGGCAGCGCGGCACGAACGAGAACACGAACGGTCTGCTGCGCCAGTACTTCCCAAAAGGAACAGATCTGTCTCGCTGGAGCGAGCAGGAGATTCAAGCCGTGGCTCGGACCTTGAACAACAGGCCGCGTAAAACGCTGGGCTGGAAGACACCGGCCGAGACTTTGAACCAGTACCTAAAATCCGTTCGACAACCCGGTGTTGCGACGACCGGTTGAATACGCCCAATACGTCAGCATCCGGTACACGGAACGACTGGGCGAGGCTGGCATTGAGCCATCAGTGGGCAGCAAAGGCGACTCATATGACAACGCCCTGGCCGAGACGATCAACGGCCTCTACAAGGCCGAGCTGATCCATCGCCGGGCGCCGTGGAAGACCAAGGAGTCGGTGGAGTTCGCGACGCTCGAATGGGTGTCCTGGTTCAACCACCATCGCCTGCTCGAACCCATCGGCTACATCCCGCCTGCAGAAGCTGAGGCAAACTATTACCGGCAACTCGCCAGTCAGTCCGCCAAGACGGCGGCATGACTTAAACCAACTGGCCTCCATGAAAGCCGGGGCGATTCAGGCTGCTGTGGGGACGTACCTCGTTGTAGTGATTGCGCCAGGCTTCGATCAGGACAGCGGCTTCGCGGCGCGAACGGAACCACTCGATGGACAGGCACTCGTCGCGGAACTTGCCGTTGAAGCTCTCGTCGGTGCCGTTCTGCCAAGGCTTTCCGGGATCGTTGAGCACGGTGGCAATGCCCGCGCCCGAGATCCACTCCAGGATGGCTTGGCTGACAAACTCCGTCCCGTTGTCCGAACGCATGAACAGCGGCGCACCATGCAAGCTCACCAAGCGCGAGAGCACCTCGATCACCCGCTTGGAGCGGATGGCCCCGGCCACATCGATGGCCAGGCACTCGCGGGTGTATTCGTCCACGACAGTCAGGCACTTGATCTGCTGGCCGCTGGCCGTGGTGTCGAAGACGAAGTCGTAGGCCCAGACCATGTTGGCCTTGAACGGCGTGTGAACGCGCGGGCGCACCGAGGCGATGCGCTTGCGCGGCCGTTTCCGGGGCACCAGCAGGCCCGCCTGGCGCCACAGCCTGTGCGTGCGAGACCAACTCAGCTCGAAGCCCTTGCGGCGCAGAAACACGCGGATGCGGCGATAGCCGTAGCGCGGATACTGAGCCGAGAGTTCCTTCATCGCCGCAAGCACCGGCGCATCCTTGGCGGGCAAGCGCAGCTCATAGCTGGGCGTGGCGCGTGACATGCCGATGAGCCCGCAGGCGCGGCGCAGACTCAAGCCACGTGCGCGCACGAAGGCCAGTTGTTCGCGCCGAGCCAACGGGCTCACCATTTTTTTGCGTTGATCTCCTTGAGAATCTCGAGGTCCAGATCTCGCTCGGCAAGGAGCTTCTTCAGCCGGCTGTTCTCAAGCTCCAGTGCCTTCAGGCGCTTGACGTCGGCCGCTTCCATCTGGCCGAAGTGCTTGCGCCAGGCGTAGATGGTGGCGTCGCTGACCCTGTGCTTTTTGGCAGCCTCGGCCACCGTCGTGCGATCTGCTTCGCGCAGGATCGTGACCATCTGTTCTTCTGAAAATCGACTCTTCTTCATGGGCTCCTCTTCGGGCGGGAGCCATCTTCCTAGAAATCAATGTCTCGGAGAAACCGGGCAGGTCACCAGCGCTACAAGGACGAAGGCGCTGCTGGGCTGATCTCGCGAAAGCGAGGCCGCCCCAGCAACCGTCAACTGGCACCTGGCGTGGCCGAACGCGCGACCACGCTGATCAAAGAGCGCTACGTTGACTTCGGGCCCACGCTGGCATGCGAGAAGCTGCGCGAGTGCCACGGCCTGCCCTTGGCCAAGGAGACGGTCAGGTCGCTGATGATGGCCGCAGGTCTCTGGACGTGTTGGCGCCGACCGGAAACTGAGCCAGTGGGGGTGCGGCGGAATTCTTGGACTGGTTATGCCGCGAGCCTCAGGCTCTGGCGATATTCAACCGGACTGAGAGCGCCAAGCGAGATCTTGATCCGCTTCTCGTTGTACCAGCGGACGTAGGAATCAACTACTTCAATGAGGTGCTCAGCGGTTGTGGTCTTCCAGACCTCCTTCTGAGTCGGCGAATACTTCGGCTTCAAGCTCGTATTGCCTCCTGGCAATCCAATTTTTTGTCCGGTCCCCCAGCAGGCATAGCAATGAATACCATCCCTCCTGCAAAGCGCTGACTCGACAGCTAAGCCTTCTTGGCCCAGGCACTACACCAGCCTTTGGCATTGACCTGCTTTCCCGCAAATAGCGCGCAGTTGCCCTGCACTTCCATCGGCTTGGACTGCCAGAGCGCGCAGCCATTGCACAGCTGGGCGTTGTCATGCTTGGGGAACTTCTTCGCGTCGGCCTTCGCCGAATCGGCGACATACCCCAGGGCAGCGGCCTGCGGGTCCTTTTCGTCGAGACGGGCCTGCGCGAACGAGCGCGTGACGCAGGCGCTGGCCCCCGTCGCGGCAAGGGTCAGCATGAAGATGCGGCGGCTGGATTTCATCGTGGTTCTTTCATCGCGTGCGGGATAGGCGCCAGGCTGTCCGGCGCGGCATTGCGCTCGTTCAGTCCCGCCAGCACGAGGACACCTGTGGCCAGCAGCGTTGCGATGCAGAACCCGACGACCTGCAGGACTACGTTCGATGTGATGTTCATGGGGCGACCTCGTGATGGCCTTCTGAAACGGCCTGCGCTCATTCTTGAGCGGCTGGTTGCGCTCGGCCTTGCGCAAGATCAACTGCGCGAAAGTCATGCGACCCGGGCGCCACGTCGACCGGCCCGACTTCGTAAAGCAGGTGCCCGTGGATGCCCTCCAGCGAAAGCGCCTGCGTCAGCACCGCTACAAGGCTGGGTGCGCAGAAATGCGGCAACTGCTCGAAGGCGGCCCAACGGAATCCATCCATTTCGGGGCGCCGCCGTCCATGGCGATCGATATAGAAACTGGAGCACACGCAGTTCTTCGCCTCGAAGTGCCGCACCAGCACCGCGAAGAGCCGGAGGTCCTTGCCCTTGCGATAAGGAAAGAGCCCCAGCTCCCTCAGTTGCTCCGGTGACAGCCGGAAACCGCACTCCTCGGCCGCCTCGCGCGCGGCCGTCTGTGCGCCCTCCTCCTGCCCTTCAACAGCGCCCTTGGGTATGTCCCAATAGCGGCTGTCGCTCGCATGGCAGAGCAGCAACTGCCCTGCCATGTCGAACACCAGAACGCCGCAACTGGTCGACTTTTCCATGGTGAAAAGCCTCAGGGCATAGACCCGGCCACCTCGCCTGCGCGCCGCTCGACCGGAGTGCGCTGAGCACTGCGCGGGAGGATGGGTACATAGCTTCGCGCCGAGCCGCGCATGACGAGCAGCGCAACCGTGTCGTTCTCCGTGACGGACCGGATCGCCGCGTCGAAGTCTGCCAAGCAGGCCACTTCCACGTCGTTGACCGCAATCAGCATGTCGCCGTACCGCAGCCCTACCATCTGGGCCGAACCGGAGACCGATTGCACATACAACCCTGGGGACGGCAGGCTGATGCCCAACACGCCCTTGCGCTCGACGAGCTCCAATCCGAAGCGCGCTTCCTGCACGACAGCGCGTGCAGCCGGACGGGGCGAGGCATCCGGCGGGTTCTCGACCACTCCCACCTGCACCGTCAACGGCGCCCTGTGCCGCCAGACTTTCAGCTCGATCCGGCTGCCCTGGTGAGCTGCGGCCACGCGGTTCTGTATGTCGGCATAGCTCATCGCCGTGTCGGCACCGACGGCCAGCACCACATCGCCGCTGCGAAGCCCCGCCGCCGCGGCCGGGCTGTCCGGATCGACACGTACGATCAGCGCTCCTTGCGTGGAAGCAAGGCCGAATGCCGGCGCCAGCTCGGCAGTCAGGGGTTGGGTGCGGGCACCGATGTGCCCGCGCCGCACGTGCCCGGTCGCGCGAAGCTCATCCACCACACGCATCACCGTATCGATGGGCAGGCTGAACGACATGCCGAAGTAGCCGCCACCCGGGGAATAGATCATCGAGTTCATGCCCACCACTTCGCCTCGTTCGTTGAACAGCGGGCCGCCCGAGTTGCCCGGGTTGAGCGCCACGTCGCTCTGTATCAACGGCACGCCGCTTCCCCCGGGGATGTAGCGTGGATTGGCGCTCACCACGCCGGCGGTCACGCTGCGCTCGAAGCCGAACGGAGCCCCCATCGCG
This region includes:
- a CDS encoding IS30 family transposase, translated to MNPRLRQYVQDRLEGKIHDAQGREVTGPRQAAFIGRNKPHRGDRKWVNGWSPEQIANRLQVDFPDDQSMRISHEAIYQALYIQGRGALKRELVSYLRMGRALRVPRARAQATAWAHVSEEVMISSRPAEAEDRAVPGHWEGDLIIGLDRSAIGTLVERSSRFTMLVHLPREAGYRLTPRTKNGPALSGYGAVTMANALKRTVATLPAELWQSLTWDRGKELSDHARFSIESGVRVFFADPRSPWQRGTNENTNGLLRQYFPKGTDLSRWSEQEIQAVARTLNNRPRKTLGWKTPAETLNQYLKSVRQPGVATTG
- a CDS encoding high-potential iron-sulfur protein, with the protein product MKSSRRIFMLTLAATGASACVTRSFAQARLDEKDPQAAALGYVADSAKADAKKFPKHDNAQLCNGCALWQSKPMEVQGNCALFAGKQVNAKGWCSAWAKKA
- a CDS encoding NUDIX hydrolase — encoded protein: MEKSTSCGVLVFDMAGQLLLCHASDSRYWDIPKGAVEGQEEGAQTAAREAAEECGFRLSPEQLRELGLFPYRKGKDLRLFAVLVRHFEAKNCVCSSFYIDRHGRRRPEMDGFRWAAFEQLPHFCAPSLVAVLTQALSLEGIHGHLLYEVGPVDVAPGSHDFRAVDLAQGRAQPAAQE
- a CDS encoding trypsin-like peptidase domain-containing protein, whose product is MKAAALARCLAAIAFGAFALASATQAWSQARSCLERAPSVPQAADFAAAAARQSPAVVSIMVTENGGERPVAGDMRPSMPWEKAWGRGFASGFIIGNDGYILTSAHAVTGVQAISVVTADQRRFDGEVVGIDRLSDVALLKVPASGLPVVVLGHGSDLCPGERVAAMGAPFGFERSVTAGVVSANPRYIPGGSGVPLIQSDVALNPGNSGGPLFNERGEVVGMNSMIYSPGGGYFGMSFSLPIDTVMRVVDELRATGHVRRGHIGARTQPLTAELAPAFGLASTQGALIVRVDPDSPAAAAGLRSGDVVLAVGADTAMSYADIQNRVAAAHQGSRIELKVWRHRAPLTVQVGVVENPPDASPRPAARAVVQEARFGLELVERKGVLGISLPSPGLYVQSVSGSAQMVGLRYGDMLIAVNDVEVACLADFDAAIRSVTENDTVALLVMRGSARSYVPILPRSAQRTPVERRAGEVAGSMP